In Stenotrophomonas sp. 169, one DNA window encodes the following:
- a CDS encoding sugar ABC transporter substrate-binding protein → MLALAGCGRQDEGTTVRFWAMGREAEVVAELIHEFEAENPGIKVDVQNIPWTAAHEKLLTAFAADGLPDVCQLGNTWIPEFAELNTLVPLQPYIDRSSVVKPDDYFPGIWDTNVIHDEVVGVPWYVDTRLLYYRKDLLAKAGHDAPPRTWAEFEQQMADIKKMQGANRYAVLMPINEFEQQLSFALQQPDPLLRDDDTRGNFRSPGFRRTLGFYANMFEKGWAPKMSETQISNVWDEFFRGFNVFYISGPWNIREFKKLEPKELAGQWGTAALPGPDGLGAGIAGGTSLVIFRKSQQKEASWKLIEFLSRPEIQARFHSIIGDLPPRRSTWEAPSLANDPLAAAFRDQLERVKPTPKVLEWERIVQEMRIVTEKVVRGGQAQDAAVTELDDRVDKVLAKRRWMHEQSLQEAPPQGDASAVEGGLP, encoded by the coding sequence ATGCTGGCGCTGGCCGGCTGCGGTCGGCAGGACGAGGGCACCACGGTGCGCTTCTGGGCAATGGGACGCGAAGCCGAAGTAGTGGCCGAGCTGATCCATGAGTTCGAAGCGGAAAACCCCGGTATCAAGGTGGATGTGCAGAACATCCCGTGGACGGCGGCGCATGAAAAGCTGCTGACCGCGTTCGCCGCCGATGGGCTGCCCGACGTCTGCCAGCTGGGAAACACCTGGATCCCCGAGTTCGCCGAACTCAATACGCTGGTGCCGCTGCAGCCCTACATCGACCGCTCCAGCGTGGTGAAGCCGGATGACTATTTCCCCGGCATCTGGGACACCAACGTCATCCACGACGAAGTGGTCGGCGTGCCGTGGTACGTGGACACGCGCCTGCTGTATTACCGCAAGGACCTGCTGGCCAAGGCCGGCCACGATGCGCCGCCGCGCACCTGGGCCGAGTTCGAGCAGCAGATGGCCGACATCAAGAAGATGCAGGGCGCGAACCGCTATGCGGTGCTGATGCCGATCAACGAGTTCGAGCAGCAGCTGTCCTTCGCCCTGCAGCAGCCCGATCCGTTGCTGCGCGACGACGATACCCGTGGCAATTTCCGCAGCCCGGGCTTCCGTCGCACGCTGGGCTTCTACGCCAACATGTTCGAGAAGGGCTGGGCGCCGAAGATGTCCGAAACCCAGATCTCCAATGTCTGGGATGAGTTCTTCCGCGGCTTCAATGTGTTCTACATCTCTGGTCCCTGGAACATCCGTGAGTTCAAGAAGCTCGAACCCAAGGAGCTGGCGGGCCAGTGGGGCACGGCCGCGTTGCCGGGTCCGGATGGCCTGGGTGCTGGCATCGCCGGGGGCACCAGCCTGGTGATCTTCCGCAAGTCGCAGCAGAAGGAGGCGTCGTGGAAACTGATCGAGTTCCTGTCGCGTCCGGAGATCCAGGCCCGCTTCCATTCCATCATCGGTGACCTGCCGCCGCGTCGCAGCACCTGGGAAGCGCCCTCGCTGGCCAATGACCCGCTGGCGGCTGCGTTCCGTGACCAGCTCGAGCGCGTGAAGCCTACGCCGAAGGTGCTGGAGTGGGAGCGCATCGTGCAGGAAATGCGCATCGTGACCGAGAAGGTCGTCCGCGGTGGACAGGCGCAGGATGCGGCCGTGACCGAACTGGATGATCGCGTGGACAAGGTGTTGGCCAAGCGTCGCTGGATGCATGAGCAATCGTTGCAGGAGGCACCGCCGCAGGGCGATGCATCGGCGGTCGAAGGAGGCCTGCCATGA
- a CDS encoding discoidin domain-containing protein has product MAVAAPPPAAPAPKVIDDFDDMGQWKLVLSDQVSGSLRNVAGAGGGRAMCLDYDFHDVSGYVGVRRALNIEYPANYRFGFQLRGDSPSNDLQFKLIDASGDNVWWVNRPAYRFPKTWTPVEFRKRHIDKAWGPSPEKELKRSAAMEFTVYSKVGGRGSVCFDKLTLQGLPAQDDSPLHPQVLTDTATALQDRMIDGKSDTFWVSGGVKEQTISLDLGKPREVGGAVIDWLPGLEATRYTVRASQDGRDWHTVREVTAGSGGRDWLALPETDARYLRFDLQGGPNWRYGIRDIALKPLAFAATPNAFLSSVAADLPRGSLPRAYVGEQPTWTLLGLDGGREQALISEDGALEMARGSFSVEPFLKLDGKLISWADITPIQSLQDGYLPVASVDWQHDKASLAVTGFVQGTPDASQLVARYSLKNPDKVAHEYTLALAIRPWQVNPPTQFLNTVGGFSRIDSLDVEEGLVKVNGEPRLYPLQVPDARFATPFDGKLEVMHLADGKLPTTTSVKDPTGMASGALLYTIKLEPGQSREIALVLPQVGSFNPRGFDAGKAQAQVAAMWRQKLDGLQLQLPREGQPLADTLRTALAHMLISRVGPRLQPGTRSYGRSWIRDGAMISEGLLRMGRSDAVRDYVQWYAPFQFDNGKVPCCVDDRGSDPVPENDSHGELIYNIAEYWRYTGDDAFLEAMWPHVAGAFHYMERLRASERTEENRARNPAFYGMMPASISHEGYSAKPMHSYWDNFWALRGYKDAAIIAEHLQKMEVLAITGARDEFRADLQASLYSAMEQHHIDYLPGSAELGDFDATSTTIALAPGGEQGRLPQPQLDNTFQRYWTEFVARRDGTREWKDYTPYEWRNVAAFVRLGWRDRAWQATEFFFKDRSPQAWNQWAEVVSRTPRKPFFVGDLPHAWVASDFVRSALDMFAYNRDIDQSLVLAAGVPVRWFEGQGIAVKGLRTPQGQLDYRLQRSDKQLVLEVRAGIVPPAGGLVLPWPYAGEPGAATLNGEPVQWVDGELHVHQVPAKIEIEVPAAVRRAERKG; this is encoded by the coding sequence GTGGCAGTTGCTGCCCCGCCTCCTGCCGCACCTGCACCGAAGGTCATCGATGATTTCGACGACATGGGCCAGTGGAAACTGGTGCTGTCCGACCAGGTCAGTGGTTCCCTGCGCAACGTCGCCGGTGCTGGCGGCGGGCGTGCGATGTGCCTGGATTACGATTTCCACGACGTGTCCGGCTACGTCGGCGTGCGCCGCGCGCTGAACATCGAGTACCCGGCCAATTACCGGTTCGGTTTCCAGCTGCGCGGTGATTCGCCGTCCAACGACCTGCAGTTCAAGCTGATCGACGCCAGCGGCGACAACGTCTGGTGGGTCAACCGCCCGGCCTACCGCTTCCCCAAGACGTGGACGCCGGTGGAATTCCGCAAACGGCACATCGACAAGGCATGGGGCCCTTCGCCGGAGAAGGAGCTCAAGCGCAGCGCGGCGATGGAGTTCACCGTCTACAGCAAGGTCGGCGGTCGGGGCTCGGTCTGTTTCGACAAGCTCACCCTGCAGGGCTTGCCCGCGCAGGATGATTCGCCGCTGCATCCGCAGGTGCTGACCGATACGGCGACTGCGCTGCAGGACCGGATGATCGACGGTAAATCCGATACCTTCTGGGTCAGTGGCGGGGTCAAGGAGCAGACCATCAGCCTGGATCTGGGCAAGCCGCGCGAAGTCGGCGGGGCGGTGATCGACTGGCTGCCCGGCCTGGAGGCCACGCGCTACACCGTGCGCGCATCGCAGGATGGACGTGACTGGCACACCGTGCGCGAAGTCACTGCCGGGAGTGGTGGCCGTGACTGGCTGGCCCTGCCGGAAACCGATGCCCGCTACCTGCGTTTCGACCTGCAGGGCGGCCCGAACTGGCGCTATGGCATCCGCGATATCGCGCTGAAGCCGCTGGCGTTCGCCGCCACGCCCAACGCGTTCCTGTCCTCGGTGGCGGCTGATCTGCCGCGCGGTTCACTGCCGCGTGCCTATGTAGGTGAGCAGCCGACGTGGACCCTGCTGGGCCTGGACGGCGGCCGCGAACAGGCGCTGATCAGCGAAGACGGCGCGCTCGAAATGGCACGCGGCAGCTTCAGTGTCGAGCCCTTCCTGAAGCTCGACGGCAAGCTGATCAGCTGGGCCGACATCACGCCGATCCAGTCACTGCAGGACGGTTATCTGCCCGTGGCCAGCGTGGACTGGCAGCATGACAAGGCGTCGCTGGCGGTGACCGGCTTCGTGCAGGGCACGCCGGATGCTTCGCAGCTGGTAGCGCGTTACTCGCTGAAGAATCCCGACAAGGTGGCCCACGAGTACACGCTCGCGCTGGCGATCCGTCCATGGCAGGTCAACCCGCCCACCCAGTTCCTCAATACGGTGGGTGGCTTCAGCCGGATCGACAGTCTGGACGTGGAAGAGGGCCTGGTGAAGGTCAACGGCGAGCCGCGGCTGTACCCGCTGCAGGTGCCGGACGCACGCTTCGCCACCCCGTTCGACGGCAAGCTGGAGGTGATGCACCTGGCCGACGGCAAGCTGCCGACGACCACCTCGGTCAAGGACCCGACGGGCATGGCGTCCGGCGCGCTGTTGTACACGATCAAGCTTGAGCCGGGCCAGAGCCGCGAGATCGCGCTGGTGTTGCCGCAGGTCGGCAGCTTCAATCCCCGCGGCTTCGATGCCGGCAAGGCGCAGGCGCAGGTGGCGGCGATGTGGCGGCAGAAGCTGGACGGCCTGCAGTTGCAGCTGCCCCGCGAAGGCCAGCCGTTGGCTGATACCCTGCGCACGGCGCTGGCCCACATGCTGATATCGCGCGTGGGTCCGCGCCTGCAGCCCGGCACGCGTTCCTACGGACGCAGCTGGATCCGCGACGGCGCGATGATTTCCGAAGGCCTGTTGCGCATGGGCCGCAGCGATGCGGTGCGCGATTACGTGCAGTGGTATGCCCCGTTCCAGTTCGACAACGGTAAGGTGCCGTGCTGCGTGGACGACCGCGGCAGCGATCCGGTACCGGAAAACGACAGCCATGGCGAGCTGATCTACAACATCGCCGAGTACTGGCGTTACACCGGCGATGACGCGTTCCTCGAGGCCATGTGGCCGCACGTGGCCGGCGCCTTCCATTACATGGAGCGTCTGCGCGCCAGCGAGCGCACCGAAGAAAACCGCGCACGCAATCCGGCGTTCTACGGCATGATGCCGGCGTCCATCAGCCACGAAGGGTATTCGGCCAAGCCGATGCACTCGTACTGGGACAACTTCTGGGCGTTGCGTGGCTACAAGGACGCGGCGATCATCGCCGAGCATCTGCAGAAGATGGAAGTGCTGGCGATCACCGGCGCGCGCGATGAATTCCGCGCCGACCTGCAGGCGTCGCTGTATTCGGCGATGGAGCAGCATCACATCGATTACCTGCCCGGTTCGGCCGAGCTGGGCGACTTCGACGCTACCTCGACCACGATCGCGCTGGCACCGGGCGGCGAGCAGGGTCGCTTGCCGCAACCGCAGCTGGATAACACCTTCCAGCGCTACTGGACCGAGTTCGTCGCGCGTCGCGACGGCACGCGCGAGTGGAAGGATTACACCCCCTACGAATGGCGCAATGTGGCGGCCTTCGTGCGGCTGGGCTGGCGCGACCGCGCCTGGCAGGCCACCGAATTCTTCTTCAAGGATCGCTCGCCGCAGGCCTGGAACCAGTGGGCCGAAGTCGTCTCGCGCACCCCGCGCAAGCCGTTCTTTGTCGGCGACCTGCCGCACGCCTGGGTGGCATCGGACTTCGTCCGCTCCGCGCTGGACATGTTCGCCTACAACCGCGACATCGATCAGTCGCTGGTGCTGGCTGCCGGCGTCCCGGTGCGCTGGTTCGAAGGGCAGGGCATCGCGGTGAAGGGCCTGCGCACGCCGCAGGGCCAGCTGGACTACCGCCTGCAGCGCAGCGACAAGCAACTGGTGCTGGAGGTGCGTGCCGGCATCGTGCCGCCCGCCGGCGGTCTGGTACTGCCCTGGCCGTATGCCGGTGAGCCCGGTGCGGCCACCCTCAATGGCGAGCCGGTGCAATGGGTTGACGGCGAACTGCACGTGCACCAGGTGCCGGCGAAGATCGAGATCGAGGTCCCGGCGGCCGTGCGCCGGGCCGAGCGCAAGGGGTAA
- a CDS encoding endonuclease/exonuclease/phosphatase family protein, which translates to MRVRETKVAHPLVGRALGGVVGLALLLPGAAGAADPPSRAIAAANPTVAGDATRDAGMSMVTFNLHHDREDWPERRKTILAGLKRLQPDAIALQEVIQKRDVRNQAEWLAAKLGYSYQFVSTDPAGSVKRYGNALLTRRPVLARGEHLLAPLGDYRTVAHIRIDVDGRPVNVYATHLNERADDAGKRIRREQVEDLLRFISATSAGAPVVIAGDFNALVDAGDLSELRSHYGDSYGSVHVNNDLSTVSTLNRHYFQSPSRIDHIFFQQDVMLAREARILFDTPDEGGRWASDHYGVWTRLQFAPDRPR; encoded by the coding sequence ATGCGGGTGAGGGAAACGAAGGTCGCGCATCCGCTCGTCGGGCGCGCGCTGGGCGGGGTGGTGGGGTTGGCGTTGCTGCTGCCCGGTGCTGCAGGAGCGGCAGATCCGCCTTCGCGCGCCATCGCTGCAGCCAACCCCACCGTCGCGGGCGACGCCACGCGCGATGCGGGCATGAGCATGGTGACCTTCAACCTGCATCATGATCGCGAGGATTGGCCGGAACGCCGGAAGACCATCCTCGCCGGGCTGAAGCGCCTGCAGCCCGATGCGATCGCACTGCAGGAGGTCATCCAGAAGCGCGACGTGCGCAACCAGGCCGAATGGCTGGCGGCGAAACTCGGTTACAGCTACCAGTTTGTTTCCACTGATCCCGCCGGGTCGGTGAAGCGCTATGGCAATGCCTTGCTGACACGGCGTCCGGTACTGGCGCGTGGCGAGCACCTGTTGGCGCCGCTGGGTGACTACCGCACGGTGGCTCATATCCGCATCGATGTGGACGGACGGCCGGTGAACGTCTACGCCACGCATCTCAACGAACGGGCGGACGACGCAGGCAAGCGGATCCGTCGCGAGCAGGTGGAAGACCTGCTGCGTTTCATCAGCGCCACCTCGGCCGGAGCGCCGGTGGTGATCGCCGGTGACTTCAACGCACTGGTGGACGCGGGCGATCTCAGCGAGCTGCGCAGCCACTACGGCGACAGCTACGGCAGCGTGCACGTCAACAATGACCTGAGCACGGTGAGCACGCTCAACCGCCACTACTTCCAATCGCCGTCGCGGATCGACCATATCTTCTTCCAGCAGGACGTGATGCTGGCGCGCGAGGCGCGGATCCTGTTCGACACGCCCGACGAAGGCGGCCGCTGGGCGTCGGATCACTATGGCGTGTGGACGCGCCTCCAGTTCGCGCCGGATCGCCCGCGCTGA
- a CDS encoding sugar ABC transporter permease, whose translation MNRSSLAGWIFAAPAVIVLGVFFGLPVASALALSVTDFDLYSLADSSNLRFVGLGNYIDLLQTPMFWKSLWNTTYFVVIGVPLSIAVSLGAAILLNAPAARFKALFRTALFAPVVTTLVAVAVIWRYLFHTSYGLVNYGLGHIGISPIDWLGDPNWAMPTIMLFAVWKNFGYNMVIFLAGLQAIPHDLYEAARIDGASRWKQFLHITLPMLGPVLLVVGVITVSGYFQLFAEPYVMTRGDPLQSTVSVLYFMFEEGFKWWNLGRASAVAFLLFLIILAVTSVMLRFGRKRQMV comes from the coding sequence ATGAACCGTTCTTCCCTTGCCGGCTGGATCTTCGCCGCACCGGCGGTGATCGTGCTGGGCGTGTTCTTCGGCCTGCCGGTGGCTTCGGCGCTGGCGCTGAGTGTCACCGATTTCGACCTGTATTCGCTGGCCGACAGCAGCAACCTGCGCTTTGTCGGGCTGGGCAACTACATCGACCTGCTGCAGACCCCGATGTTCTGGAAGTCGCTGTGGAATACCACCTACTTCGTGGTGATCGGCGTGCCGCTGTCCATCGCGGTGTCGCTGGGTGCGGCCATCCTGCTCAATGCACCGGCCGCCCGCTTCAAGGCGCTGTTCCGCACCGCGCTGTTCGCCCCGGTGGTGACCACCCTGGTGGCGGTGGCGGTGATCTGGCGTTATCTGTTCCATACCAGCTACGGGCTGGTGAACTACGGCCTGGGCCACATCGGCATCAGCCCGATCGACTGGCTGGGTGACCCGAACTGGGCCATGCCGACCATCATGCTGTTCGCGGTGTGGAAGAACTTCGGCTACAACATGGTGATCTTCCTGGCCGGCCTGCAGGCGATCCCGCATGACCTGTACGAGGCAGCGCGCATCGATGGCGCATCGCGCTGGAAGCAGTTCCTGCACATCACCCTGCCGATGCTCGGCCCGGTGCTGCTGGTGGTGGGGGTGATCACGGTGTCCGGCTACTTCCAGCTGTTCGCCGAACCCTACGTCATGACCCGCGGCGACCCATTGCAGAGCACCGTCAGCGTGCTGTACTTCATGTTTGAAGAAGGCTTCAAGTGGTGGAACCTCGGCCGCGCGTCGGCGGTAGCGTTCCTGTTGTTCCTGATCATCCTGGCGGTGACGTCGGTGATGCTGCGCTTCGGGCGCAAAAGGCAGATGGTATGA
- a CDS encoding carbohydrate ABC transporter permease, translating into MSREIGQSRWHGWWINGGLLVLALVSLAPLLWMVSVSVMPAGEATTFPPPLTPSHITFANYHELFARTGMGVNFANSLLVSVSITLGSLLMNTMAGYAFAKLRFVGRERLFQVLMAALVIPAQVAMLPLFLLMKQLGLVNSFGGVIVPALATVFGIFLVRQYARSIPDELLEAARMDGAGELRIFFQIVLPMLKPVLVTLSIFTFMGAWNDFMWPLIVLTDQEHYTLPVALATLSREHIMDVEMMMAGAVVTVIPVLALFLLLQRYYIQGLMLGSVKG; encoded by the coding sequence ATGAGTCGCGAAATCGGCCAGTCACGCTGGCACGGATGGTGGATAAACGGCGGGCTGCTGGTGCTGGCGCTGGTCAGCCTGGCGCCGCTGTTGTGGATGGTTTCGGTGTCGGTGATGCCGGCTGGCGAGGCCACCACGTTCCCGCCGCCGCTGACCCCGTCCCACATCACCTTCGCCAACTACCACGAGCTGTTCGCGCGGACCGGCATGGGCGTCAACTTCGCCAACAGCCTGCTGGTGTCGGTGTCCATCACCCTCGGTTCGCTGCTGATGAACACGATGGCCGGGTATGCCTTCGCCAAGTTGCGGTTCGTTGGCCGTGAGCGTCTGTTCCAGGTGCTGATGGCGGCCCTGGTGATCCCGGCACAGGTGGCGATGCTGCCGCTGTTCCTGCTGATGAAGCAGCTGGGCCTGGTCAACAGCTTCGGCGGGGTGATCGTGCCGGCGCTGGCCACGGTGTTCGGCATCTTCCTGGTGCGCCAGTACGCGCGCTCCATTCCGGATGAGCTGCTGGAAGCAGCGCGCATGGACGGGGCAGGGGAGCTGCGGATCTTCTTCCAGATCGTATTGCCGATGCTCAAGCCGGTGCTGGTGACACTGTCGATCTTCACCTTCATGGGCGCCTGGAACGACTTCATGTGGCCGCTGATCGTGCTGACAGACCAGGAGCACTACACGCTGCCGGTGGCGCTGGCGACATTGTCACGCGAACACATCATGGATGTTGAGATGATGATGGCCGGCGCGGTGGTCACCGTGATTCCGGTGCTGGCGTTGTTCCTGCTGCTGCAGCGCTATTACATTCAAGGTCTGATGTTGGGGAGTGTCAAAGGGTGA
- a CDS encoding glucoamylase family protein — MRVRHVLTVALFGLATVGCKPQAAPEPVKPAPQVILVEADLPPRPMKPELPPLFDDIERRTFQFFWDTTNEINGLTPDRYPSRPFASIASVGFALTAYPIGIENGWVSRNQAVERTLTTLRFLRDVPMGPQRTGKGGYKGFYYHFLDMQQGQRYDSWVELSSVDTALLMMGVLFAQSYYDGGDSREKEIRDIADTLYKRVDWPWLQERAPLISMGWFPESGTIEHDWMGYNEAMIVYILALGSPTHPVSPDAWTVWTRTYDNDWGVYQGQEYLSFGPLFGHQYSHVWIDFRDIQDAYMRERGSTYFLNSRSAALAQREYAISNPMNWKEYGQNVWGLTASDGPQNTTQEYRGEQRQFRHYSSRGAGLRENFDDGTIAPTAAISSIVFAPEEVIPATQEMHKRFGDYIYSSYGFLDSFNPSFNYDIPIKTGRMVPDRGWVASDYIGIDQGPILTMIANYRNDFVWEVMKKNPHIRKGLERAGFSGGWLTPEGEQQPLQLEKDEQAAGARAVGIAESRAAAAQEQKNASRNNNPGK, encoded by the coding sequence ATGCGGGTACGCCACGTGTTGACTGTCGCGTTGTTCGGCCTGGCCACCGTCGGCTGCAAGCCACAAGCGGCGCCGGAGCCGGTCAAGCCAGCCCCCCAGGTGATCCTGGTCGAGGCGGACCTGCCGCCGCGGCCGATGAAGCCGGAACTGCCGCCGCTGTTCGATGACATCGAGCGCCGCACGTTCCAGTTCTTCTGGGATACCACCAACGAGATCAACGGGCTCACCCCGGACCGCTATCCTTCGCGTCCGTTCGCCAGCATCGCCTCGGTCGGTTTCGCGCTGACGGCGTACCCGATCGGCATCGAAAATGGCTGGGTCAGCCGCAACCAGGCGGTCGAGCGCACGCTGACCACCCTGCGATTCCTGCGCGACGTGCCGATGGGCCCGCAGCGCACCGGCAAGGGCGGTTACAAGGGCTTCTATTACCACTTCCTGGACATGCAGCAGGGTCAGCGTTACGACAGCTGGGTCGAGCTGTCCTCGGTGGATACCGCGCTGCTGATGATGGGCGTGCTGTTCGCGCAGTCGTATTACGACGGTGGCGACAGCCGCGAGAAGGAAATCCGTGACATCGCCGACACCCTGTACAAGCGGGTGGACTGGCCGTGGCTGCAGGAACGCGCCCCGCTGATCTCGATGGGCTGGTTCCCGGAAAGCGGCACCATCGAACACGACTGGATGGGCTACAACGAGGCGATGATCGTCTACATCCTGGCCTTGGGGTCGCCCACCCATCCGGTCAGCCCGGACGCGTGGACGGTGTGGACACGGACGTATGACAACGACTGGGGCGTGTACCAGGGCCAGGAATACCTGTCCTTCGGCCCGCTGTTCGGTCATCAGTACAGCCACGTCTGGATCGACTTCCGTGATATCCAGGATGCGTACATGCGCGAGCGTGGCAGCACCTATTTCCTGAACAGCCGTTCGGCGGCGCTGGCACAGCGCGAGTACGCCATCAGCAACCCGATGAACTGGAAGGAATACGGCCAGAACGTGTGGGGCCTGACGGCCAGCGACGGGCCGCAGAACACCACGCAGGAGTATCGCGGCGAGCAGCGCCAGTTCCGCCATTACTCTTCGCGTGGCGCGGGCCTGCGCGAGAATTTCGACGACGGTACGATCGCGCCGACTGCGGCGATCTCGTCGATCGTGTTCGCCCCGGAAGAGGTGATCCCCGCCACCCAGGAAATGCACAAGCGCTTCGGTGACTACATCTATTCCAGCTACGGGTTCCTGGATTCGTTCAACCCCAGCTTCAACTACGACATCCCGATAAAGACCGGGCGGATGGTGCCTGATCGTGGTTGGGTGGCCAGTGATTACATCGGCATCGACCAGGGCCCGATCCTGACCATGATCGCCAACTACCGTAATGATTTCGTGTGGGAGGTGATGAAGAAGAACCCCCACATCCGCAAGGGGCTGGAGCGCGCTGGATTCAGCGGCGGCTGGCTGACCCCCGAAGGCGAGCAGCAACCGCTGCAGCTGGAGAAGGACGAACAGGCCGCCGGCGCACGCGCTGTTGGTATTGCAGAATCGCGCGCTGCCGCGGCACAGGAACAGAAGAATGCATCCCGCAACAACAACCCCGGCAAGTAA